Below is a genomic region from bacterium.
TCGATGTAGATGAACAGTTCACGTCAACTTCCTACATCAAGGAATATCCCCTGGTAGTAAAACGCGGCGAAGGAACGATGCTGGAAGACGTGGATGGAAACCGGTTTCTTGATTTCATGGCCGGCATTGCTGTTGTAACCACAGGTCATTCACATCCGAAAGTCGTGCAGGCCATCAAAGAAGCGTCGGAGAAATTTCTACACATCTGTTCGACCGATTTTTATTATCCTTCCTTTGCTGCTCTGGCGAAGAAGATGGCGGAAATTGCTCCGGGAAAATCCTCCAAGAAAGTTTTTCTTGGAAATTCCGGAACGGAAGCCGTGGAAGCCGCGATTAAACTGACGCGCTACAACACAAGAAGATCCCGTCTGATTTCGTTTTTCGGTGCATTTCATGGCCGTTCGATGGGCGCGTTAAGTCTTACGGCAAGCAAGATGAAACAACGGCAGCATTTTTCGCCCTTTCTGCCGGGAGTTACGCATGTTCCTTTCGGCTATTGTTATCGTTGTCCTTATAACCTGACCTATCCTACCTGTAATCTTTACTGCGTGAATGTCCTGGAAGAGGAGTACTTCGCCAAGATGGTTCCGCCTGACGATGTGGCGGCCGTTTTTGTTGAACCCATCCAGGGAGAAGGGGGTTACATCGCTCCTCCACCCGATTATCATCAGCGCCTCAAACAGATCTGTGAGAAGTACGGAATTCTATATGTCGCGGATGAAGTCCAGAGCGGGATGGGTCGCACCGGTAAATGGTTTGCTTCCGAGCATTACGGCGTCGAACCGGACATCGTATGTGTGGCAAAGGGGATTGCTTCAGGGATGCCCATCAGCGCAATGATCGCGAAGAGCGAAGTAATGACATGGCCGGCCGGCAGTCATGGAAGCACGTTTGGAGGAAACCCTGTCGCGTGCGAAGCAGCGATCGCTACTATTGAATTAGTAGAAGATCACCTGATGGCAAATGCGCGGGAC
It encodes:
- a CDS encoding acetyl ornithine aminotransferase family protein, coding for MKSYPKIHVKPPGPKAQEIIDVDEQFTSTSYIKEYPLVVKRGEGTMLEDVDGNRFLDFMAGIAVVTTGHSHPKVVQAIKEASEKFLHICSTDFYYPSFAALAKKMAEIAPGKSSKKVFLGNSGTEAVEAAIKLTRYNTRRSRLISFFGAFHGRSMGALSLTASKMKQRQHFSPFLPGVTHVPFGYCYRCPYNLTYPTCNLYCVNVLEEEYFAKMVPPDDVAAVFVEPIQGEGGYIAPPPDYHQRLKQICEKYGILYVADEVQSGMGRTGKWFASEHYGVEPDIVCVAKGIASGMPISAMIAKSEVMTWPAGSHGSTFGGNPVACEAAIATIELVEDHLMANARDVGDYFLTQLKTMMDRHRLIGDVRGFGLMIGIEFVRDRKTKEKAKEETDEIVQRAFQKGLLLLGCGENIIRIAPPLIVDKEDADLGLAILDDVLTEVESKKF